CGGGCAGCTTCGCCACGGTTTCGGCCACCAGCTCGCGCAGGTGACGCTTGCGGTACAGGTCGTCCGGGCGCGCCGTGGTGTCCTCGAACTGCAGCGGCCGGTCGTCGTCGTCCCAGTTCCCCTTGATGGTCTGGAAGAGCACGAGCGGGTTGCGCGACCGGTTGCGCAGCTCGTTCTTCGCCAGGTTCGAGGCGATGGTATACGCCCAGGTCGAGAACTTCTTGGTGCGGTCGAACCGGTGCAGGTGACGATAGACGCGGATGAACACCTCCTGCACGAGGTCCTCCGCCTTCTCCCGGTCGCCGATCGTCCGGTAGATGAAGTTCAGCAGGCGCGTCTGGTAGCGCTCCACCAGCTCGCCGAAGCCGCGCTTCTCGCCGGCCAGGAAGGCGGCGACGACCCCGCTGTCGTCCAGGTCCTTCAGCGGGTTGCGCCGCCCCTGGTCTTCGGAGGTGCCCCGGCGTTTCGGGGCGAGAACTTCAGCCATGTGAACCCCCTTTAGAGTCCTGCGGAAGTGGGAACGAGCGGAGC
The sequence above is a segment of the Longimicrobiaceae bacterium genome. Coding sequences within it:
- a CDS encoding sigma-70 family RNA polymerase sigma factor; the encoded protein is MAEVLAPKRRGTSEDQGRRNPLKDLDDSGVVAAFLAGEKRGFGELVERYQTRLLNFIYRTIGDREKAEDLVQEVFIRVYRHLHRFDRTKKFSTWAYTIASNLAKNELRNRSRNPLVLFQTIKGNWDDDDRPLQFEDTTARPDDLYRKRHLRELVAETVAKLP